A genomic window from Chitinophagaceae bacterium includes:
- a CDS encoding adenosylcobalamin-dependent ribonucleoside-diphosphate reductase, with protein MSEAITLNKGEHTTTRTTYTYEEVLLAAIEYFHGDELAATTWMNKYAVKDAKGHYYELTPDDMHWRMAREFAKMEIQFSEKVKLNGAFKNLSGYGQQREFLSEKKIYEYFKRFNYIIPQGSVMSVLGNHTMVASLSNCVVLPEIYDSYGGIFFTDQQLAQLFKRRCGVGIDISSIRPAGAPVLNAAGTTTGAVSFMERFSNTTREVAQHGRRGALMITMDITHPDVEYFITAKQDLAKITGANVSVRLSDEFMNAVAEDGDFTHRWPIESPNPKYTKTVRARELWETIITCAHKTAEPGLIFWDRQHKYSTSSVYPGYKNVSTNPCSEIAMQGGDSCRLIALNLFSFVENPFSAQASFNYKKLYEVAYEAQRLSDDLVELELQHIDRILEKVANDPEPDYIKDVEIRTWKLLQDQGRKGRRTGLGFTALGDAVAALNLPFDSTAALKVIDEMQKTKCRAEFDSSIDMSIERGSFEGFNTEIENTSEFVQMMQQELPEVYDRMMQFGRRNISLSTVAPTGTLSILAQTSSGIEPVYMLSYKRRRKVNPNDKNQRVDFVDAMGDPWQEFEVYHPKLKMWMEVTGQKDLKKSPYFGSTAPEIDWIKRVEIQSVVQKYITHSISSTINLPNDVAVEKVGEIYLEAWKHGLKGITVYRDGSRSGVLIANDDKGKKTTADEVLTSNAPKRPKVLEADVLRFMNGNEKWSAVVGLLKGKPYEIFTGVVNEDSILLPNYVDKGWVIKTRLEDRTTRYDFQYIDRAGYKVTIEGLSRSFEQEFWNYAKLISGVLRHGMPIPHIIDLIENLDLKAESLNTWKAGVERALKKYIEDGTPAVDKQCPECGDLKGLVYEEGCLVCKSCGSSKCG; from the coding sequence ATGTCAGAAGCAATCACCTTGAACAAAGGAGAACATACCACAACCCGTACTACTTACACCTATGAAGAAGTATTGCTTGCCGCTATCGAATACTTCCATGGCGATGAGCTCGCTGCAACTACGTGGATGAATAAGTATGCAGTGAAAGATGCGAAGGGTCATTACTATGAGCTTACGCCTGATGATATGCATTGGCGCATGGCACGTGAATTTGCGAAAATGGAAATTCAGTTTTCTGAAAAAGTAAAGCTGAACGGCGCGTTTAAAAATCTTTCCGGATACGGACAACAACGTGAATTTTTAAGCGAGAAAAAAATCTATGAATATTTTAAACGCTTCAACTACATCATTCCCCAGGGAAGTGTAATGAGTGTATTAGGAAATCATACCATGGTGGCCTCACTGAGCAACTGCGTGGTGCTTCCTGAAATTTATGATTCTTACGGCGGCATCTTTTTTACCGATCAGCAACTGGCGCAATTGTTCAAGCGCCGCTGTGGTGTCGGAATTGATATTTCAAGTATCCGTCCTGCAGGTGCTCCGGTGTTGAATGCGGCAGGCACCACTACAGGTGCTGTTTCTTTCATGGAACGTTTCTCCAATACAACACGCGAAGTGGCACAGCATGGCCGTCGCGGTGCATTGATGATTACGATGGACATCACGCATCCTGATGTGGAATATTTTATTACTGCCAAACAGGATCTTGCAAAGATTACCGGCGCCAATGTTTCTGTGCGGCTGAGTGATGAATTTATGAATGCCGTTGCTGAAGATGGTGACTTCACACACCGCTGGCCGATTGAATCACCCAATCCTAAATATACCAAGACGGTTCGCGCCCGTGAACTCTGGGAAACCATCATTACCTGCGCGCATAAAACTGCAGAGCCTGGATTGATTTTCTGGGACCGTCAGCACAAATATTCCACCTCTTCCGTCTATCCCGGTTATAAAAATGTGTCCACCAATCCTTGCAGTGAAATTGCCATGCAGGGCGGCGACAGTTGCCGGTTGATTGCATTGAATCTTTTCTCTTTTGTAGAAAATCCATTTTCCGCGCAGGCAAGTTTCAACTACAAAAAATTGTATGAAGTAGCGTATGAAGCGCAACGCTTGAGCGATGATTTAGTGGAACTGGAATTACAACACATTGATCGCATCCTTGAAAAAGTTGCGAATGATCCTGAACCTGATTATATCAAAGATGTGGAAATACGCACCTGGAAATTGTTACAGGACCAGGGAAGAAAAGGCCGTCGCACAGGATTAGGTTTTACTGCGCTTGGTGATGCTGTGGCAGCATTGAATTTACCTTTTGATTCAACAGCCGCTTTGAAAGTGATTGATGAAATGCAGAAGACCAAATGCAGGGCGGAGTTTGACAGTTCTATCGACATGTCTATTGAACGTGGCTCTTTTGAAGGTTTCAATACGGAAATTGAAAACACTTCCGAATTCGTGCAGATGATGCAACAGGAACTGCCTGAAGTATATGACCGCATGATGCAGTTTGGCAGGAGAAATATTTCACTGAGCACCGTTGCACCTACCGGAACACTCAGCATACTCGCGCAAACATCTTCCGGCATTGAACCTGTTTATATGCTCAGCTACAAGCGCCGCCGCAAGGTGAATCCGAATGATAAAAACCAGCGCGTTGATTTTGTGGATGCAATGGGCGATCCATGGCAGGAGTTTGAGGTGTACCATCCGAAATTAAAAATGTGGATGGAAGTAACAGGCCAGAAAGATTTGAAAAAATCTCCTTACTTCGGCAGCACCGCTCCGGAGATTGACTGGATCAAACGCGTGGAAATTCAAAGCGTGGTGCAGAAATACATTACGCATTCTATTTCCTCCACCATCAATTTACCGAATGATGTAGCTGTAGAAAAAGTGGGCGAGATTTATCTCGAAGCGTGGAAGCATGGACTGAAAGGCATCACCGTTTATCGCGATGGTTCACGTTCCGGTGTGTTGATTGCCAATGATGATAAAGGTAAAAAAACAACTGCCGATGAAGTGCTTACTTCCAATGCACCCAAGCGTCCGAAAGTATTGGAAGCGGATGTATTGCGCTTTATGAACGGCAATGAAAAATGGAGTGCGGTGGTGGGCTTGCTGAAAGGAAAACCGTATGAGATATTTACCGGTGTGGTGAATGAAGATTCTATTTTGTTACCGAACTATGTTGACAAAGGCTGGGTAATCAAAACCCGTCTCGAAGATAGAACCACGCGTTACGATTTTCAATACATTGACCGTGCAGGCTATAAAGTGACTATTGAAGGACTCTCGCGTTCCTTCGAACAGGAGTTCTGGAACTATGCGAAACTTATTTCCGGCGTATTGCGCCACGGTATGCCCATACCGCATATCATCGACCTTATCGAAAACCTCGACTTAAAAGCCGAATCGCTCAACACCTGGAAAGCCGGTGTAGAACGCGCTCTCAAAAAATACATCGAAGACGGAACACCTGCGGTTGACAAACAATGTCCTGAATGCGGTGACCTGAAAGGGTTGGTGTATGAGGAAGGGTGTTTGGTTTGTAAGAGTTGCGGGAGTAGTAAGTGTGGGTGA
- a CDS encoding PadR family transcriptional regulator: MNIENTQAQMRKGILEFCILSIIGNDEECYASEILARMKRAKLIVVEGTLYPLLTRLKNDGYLSYQWVESKSGPPRKYYKLTGLGEKFLEELRKTWDELVLAVELTTQKTETAPSSQTTQIESNNE, translated from the coding sequence ATGAACATCGAGAACACACAAGCCCAAATGCGAAAAGGCATCCTCGAGTTTTGCATTCTTTCCATCATAGGTAATGATGAAGAATGCTACGCTTCGGAGATTCTGGCTCGTATGAAGAGGGCAAAACTGATCGTGGTGGAAGGAACGCTGTATCCACTGCTCACCCGTCTGAAAAACGACGGCTACCTCAGCTACCAATGGGTTGAATCTAAATCGGGACCACCCAGGAAATACTACAAGCTCACCGGACTCGGGGAAAAATTTCTCGAAGAGCTTAGAAAAACCTGGGATGAACTGGTGCTCGCCGTAGAACTCACCACCCAAAAAACAGAAACTGCCCCATCTTCTCAAACCACTCAAATCGAATCAAACAATGAATAA